In Micromonospora purpureochromogenes, a single window of DNA contains:
- a CDS encoding GlxA family transcriptional regulator — translation MLRSVAVLALDQVAPFELGVLAEVFGTDRTADGFPGYRFAVCTADGGPVRTSSGFGLTPHADLGPIEEADLVAVPAHSQGCAVPEPVLDALRRAADRGAYLLSVCSGAFVLGAAGLLDGRECTTHWRYVDELQRRHPAARVRCNSLYVADGPVLTSAGTAAGIDACLHLVRQEHGSAIATRLARRMVVPPHRDGGQSQYVEAPIPVTPEAPTLEPVLSWLIGHLDRPTTVDELAARAGMSARTFARRFRAETGTTPHDWLTNQRVLLARRLLEETRLSVDTVADRAGFGDAAALRHHFTRRVGTTPHAYRTTFRDRVTTT, via the coding sequence ATGCTCCGATCCGTCGCCGTCCTCGCGCTCGACCAGGTCGCCCCGTTCGAGCTCGGCGTGCTCGCCGAGGTCTTCGGCACCGACCGCACGGCGGACGGGTTCCCCGGCTACCGGTTCGCCGTCTGCACCGCCGACGGCGGCCCCGTCCGAACCTCCTCCGGCTTCGGGCTGACCCCGCACGCCGACCTCGGTCCGATCGAGGAGGCCGACCTGGTCGCCGTGCCGGCGCACAGCCAGGGCTGCGCGGTGCCCGAGCCGGTGCTGGACGCGCTGCGCCGGGCCGCCGACCGGGGGGCGTACCTGCTCAGCGTCTGCTCGGGCGCGTTCGTGCTGGGCGCGGCCGGGCTGCTCGACGGCCGCGAGTGCACCACCCACTGGCGGTACGTCGACGAGCTGCAACGCCGCCACCCGGCGGCCCGGGTCCGGTGCAACTCGCTCTACGTCGCCGACGGGCCGGTGCTCACCAGCGCCGGCACCGCCGCCGGCATCGACGCCTGCCTGCACCTGGTCCGCCAGGAGCACGGCTCCGCCATCGCCACCCGGCTGGCCCGCCGGATGGTCGTCCCCCCGCACCGCGACGGCGGCCAGTCCCAGTACGTCGAGGCGCCGATCCCGGTCACGCCGGAGGCCCCCACGCTGGAGCCGGTGCTGAGCTGGCTGATCGGGCACCTGGACCGGCCGACCACGGTGGACGAGCTGGCCGCCCGGGCCGGCATGTCGGCGCGGACCTTCGCCCGCCGGTTCCGGGCCGAGACCGGCACCACCCCGCACGACTGGCTCACCAACCAGCGCGTGCTGCTGGCCCGCCGGCTGCTGGAGGAGACCCGGCTCAGCGTCGACACCGTCGCCGACCGGGCCGGCTTCGGCGACGCCGCCGCGCTACGCCACCACTTCACCCGCCGCGTCGGCACCACCCCGCACGCCTACCGCACCACCTTCCGCGACCGGGTAACCACCACCTGA
- the tilS gene encoding tRNA lysidine(34) synthetase TilS has protein sequence MAALAPPVAAIRIAVRRALTALPAGGPVLVACSGGADSLALAAATAFVAPRLGRRAGLVTVDHGLQEGSAGRAGAVARWAVEAGLDPVEAVPVTVAGRPGGPEAAAREARYQTLVDAARRHRAAALLVGHTRDDQAETVLLALARGAGPRGLAGMPERRELDGVPLLRPLLDLTRDDTRKACAALGLTPWEDPHNADPSYARARVRTDVLPVLLRALGPGVLDNLARTARLVAADTAALDDLATAALATPTGVRAAEGGLSVAALAALAPAVRTRVLHAWARELGACPAALSHRHVAALDALVTDWRGQGATYLPGGLRVARRAGRLLRVD, from the coding sequence GTGGCCGCCCTCGCCCCGCCGGTCGCCGCGATCCGGATCGCCGTCCGCCGCGCGCTGACCGCGCTGCCGGCCGGCGGGCCGGTGCTGGTGGCCTGCTCCGGCGGGGCCGACTCGCTCGCGCTGGCCGCCGCGACCGCCTTCGTGGCGCCCCGGCTCGGCCGGCGGGCCGGCCTGGTGACCGTGGACCACGGGTTGCAGGAGGGCTCCGCCGGGCGGGCCGGGGCGGTGGCCCGGTGGGCCGTCGAGGCCGGTCTCGACCCGGTCGAGGCGGTGCCGGTGACCGTGGCCGGGCGCCCCGGCGGCCCGGAGGCGGCCGCCCGCGAGGCCCGCTACCAGACGCTGGTCGACGCCGCCCGGCGGCACCGCGCGGCGGCGCTGCTGGTCGGGCACACCCGCGACGACCAGGCCGAGACGGTGCTGCTCGCGCTGGCCCGGGGCGCCGGACCGCGCGGACTGGCCGGCATGCCCGAGCGCCGCGAGCTGGACGGGGTGCCGCTGCTGCGTCCGCTGCTCGACCTCACCCGGGACGACACCCGCAAGGCGTGCGCCGCGCTCGGGCTGACCCCGTGGGAGGACCCGCACAACGCCGACCCGTCGTACGCCCGCGCCCGGGTACGCACCGACGTGCTGCCGGTGCTGCTGCGGGCGCTCGGCCCGGGGGTGCTGGACAACCTGGCCCGGACCGCCCGGCTGGTGGCCGCCGACACCGCCGCCCTGGACGACCTGGCCACCGCCGCGCTCGCCACCCCAACCGGGGTACGGGCCGCCGAGGGCGGACTCTCCGTGGCGGCCCTGGCCGCGCTGGCCCCGGCGGTGCGTACCCGGGTGCTGCACGCCTGGGCCCGGGAACTGGGCGCTTGTCCGGCGGCGCTGTCGCACCGGCACGTGGCCGCGTTGGACGCGCTGGTCACCGACTGGCGGGGGCAGGGCGCGACGTACCTGCCGGGCGGGCTGCGGGTGGCCCGTCGCGCCGGCCGCCTGCTCCGGGTCGACTGA
- the eccD gene encoding type VII secretion integral membrane protein EccD: protein MTTGLARVTISAPQRRVDVALPEQVPLAELLPEVLRHAGEGLADDGERHGGWVLRRTDGAVLATAQALLPQGVRDGEVLHLAPAHAEWPELEYDDVVEAIADGARRRGSAWSPAATRAAALAGAGVPLAVGLVAVLAAGPQHRAGWPLAVTVALLLALAGTVASRAYGDGPTGATLGGYALPYAAAAGALAVSSGDPVGAFRPLPWLGAPELLAGAVALLLVSVLGLLGTATRLRVFVAGATLGAVGAAAALGGLLLGPAETAAVLLCVLVFALGGLPLLAIRLGKMPLPPITLPTGPTGGPDGVRDLPDRARVHAAVARTEEMLTGMLIGHGALALAAALVLGVTGGLAGRLLVAVVSAVLLLRSRLFVAVRHRVPPVLAGLAGFAVLGVVLAVRAGDAVVLALTVGGLLVALTAVAAGTTYARRPVSPYVGRVADLTDTALVVSVVPVACAVLGLYDAARGLLG, encoded by the coding sequence ATGACTACCGGGCTGGCAAGGGTCACCATCAGCGCTCCGCAACGACGCGTCGACGTGGCCCTGCCGGAGCAGGTGCCCCTCGCCGAGCTGCTGCCGGAGGTGCTGCGGCACGCCGGCGAGGGGCTGGCCGACGACGGTGAGCGGCACGGCGGCTGGGTGCTGCGCCGCACCGACGGGGCGGTGCTGGCGACCGCGCAGGCGCTGCTCCCGCAGGGGGTGCGCGACGGCGAGGTGCTGCACCTCGCGCCGGCCCACGCCGAGTGGCCCGAGCTGGAGTACGACGACGTGGTGGAGGCCATCGCCGACGGCGCCCGTCGGCGCGGCAGTGCCTGGTCCCCGGCCGCCACCCGGGCCGCGGCGCTCGCCGGTGCGGGCGTGCCGCTGGCCGTCGGGCTGGTCGCCGTCCTGGCCGCCGGGCCGCAGCACCGGGCCGGCTGGCCGCTGGCGGTCACCGTCGCGCTGCTGCTCGCGCTCGCCGGCACGGTCGCCTCCCGCGCGTACGGGGACGGCCCGACCGGCGCCACCCTCGGCGGGTACGCGCTGCCGTACGCCGCGGCGGCCGGCGCCCTCGCGGTCAGCTCCGGCGACCCGGTCGGTGCGTTCCGGCCGCTGCCCTGGCTGGGCGCCCCCGAGCTGCTGGCCGGCGCGGTGGCGCTGCTGCTGGTGTCGGTGCTCGGCCTGCTCGGCACCGCCACCCGGCTGCGGGTCTTCGTGGCCGGCGCGACCCTCGGCGCGGTCGGCGCGGCCGCCGCCCTCGGCGGGCTCCTGCTCGGGCCGGCCGAGACCGCGGCGGTGCTGCTCTGCGTGCTGGTCTTCGCCCTCGGCGGGCTGCCGCTGCTCGCGATCCGGCTGGGCAAGATGCCGCTGCCGCCGATCACCCTGCCCACCGGCCCGACCGGCGGCCCGGACGGCGTGCGGGACCTGCCCGACCGGGCGCGGGTGCACGCGGCGGTGGCCCGGACCGAGGAGATGCTGACCGGGATGCTGATCGGGCACGGCGCACTGGCGCTCGCCGCGGCGCTGGTGCTCGGCGTCACCGGCGGGCTGGCCGGGCGGCTGCTGGTGGCCGTCGTCTCGGCGGTGCTGCTGCTGCGCTCCCGGCTCTTCGTGGCGGTCCGCCACCGGGTGCCGCCGGTGCTCGCCGGGCTGGCCGGGTTCGCGGTGCTCGGCGTGGTGCTGGCCGTCCGGGCCGGCGATGCGGTGGTGCTGGCGCTGACCGTGGGCGGGCTGCTGGTGGCGCTCACCGCCGTGGCGGCCGGCACCACGTACGCCCGGCGGCCGGTGTCGCCGTACGTCGGTCGGGTGGCCGACCTGACCGACACCGCGCTGGTGGTCTCCGTCGTGCCGGTGGCCTGCGCCGTGCTGGGCCTCTACGACGCCGCGCGCGGCCTGCTCGGCTAG
- a CDS encoding inorganic diphosphatase, with amino-acid sequence MDFDVTVEIPKGHRNKYEVDHATGRIRLDRTLFTSTQYPADYGFIEGTLGEDGDPLDALVLVPEPTFPGCLIRCRTIGMFRMTDEKGGDDKVLCVPYEDPRQEHLRDIHHLGEFDRLEIQHFFEVYKDLEPGKSVEGATWVGRVEAEAEVRASYQRAKDAEERGDTAH; translated from the coding sequence ATGGATTTCGACGTCACGGTTGAGATCCCGAAGGGTCACCGAAACAAGTACGAGGTGGACCACGCGACCGGCCGGATCCGGCTGGACCGCACCCTCTTCACGTCGACCCAGTACCCGGCCGACTACGGGTTCATCGAGGGCACCCTGGGCGAGGACGGCGACCCGCTGGACGCGCTGGTGCTCGTCCCCGAGCCGACCTTCCCGGGCTGCCTCATCCGGTGCCGCACCATCGGCATGTTCCGGATGACGGACGAGAAGGGCGGCGACGACAAGGTCCTCTGCGTGCCCTACGAGGACCCGCGCCAGGAGCACCTGCGCGACATCCACCACCTGGGCGAGTTCGACCGGCTGGAGATCCAGCACTTCTTCGAGGTCTACAAGGACCTGGAGCCGGGCAAATCGGTCGAGGGCGCCACCTGGGTCGGCCGGGTCGAGGCCGAGGCCGAGGTCCGCGCGTCGTACCAGCGGGCCAAGGACGCCGAGGAGCGCGGCGACACCGCGCACTGA
- a CDS encoding zinc-dependent metalloprotease — MAQFVDWDLAAATAGALGKSGPRVSYAEATDVVVDLRRLTEEAAGHVADYTGLRSQVTHPPVRVVDRRDWAAANIAGLREVITPLVNRLSGDKRPGPLTEAVGSRLTGMQAGTVLAYLSGRVLGQYEVFSADPGQLLLVAPNIVEVERKLEANPRDFRLWVCLHEVTHRTQFTSVPWMRAYFLGEVNAFVDAAQGNEHLLERLRRGVATLSDAIKDPESRTSVLDIVQTPAQRAVLDRLTALMTLLEGHAEFVMDGVGPQVIPSVERIRAGFNRRREAGNPLEKAIRRLLGVDVKMRQYAEGRKFVHGVVDRVGMDGFNKIFGSPLTLPRLDELGNPDAWVARVHGPAGATPTAG; from the coding sequence ATGGCGCAGTTCGTGGACTGGGATCTGGCCGCCGCGACCGCGGGGGCGCTGGGCAAGTCGGGCCCCCGGGTGTCGTACGCCGAGGCCACCGACGTGGTCGTCGACCTGCGACGGCTCACCGAGGAGGCGGCCGGGCACGTCGCCGACTACACCGGGCTGCGCTCGCAGGTGACGCACCCGCCGGTGCGGGTGGTGGACCGCCGGGACTGGGCGGCCGCCAACATCGCCGGCCTGCGCGAGGTGATCACCCCGCTGGTCAACCGGCTCTCCGGTGACAAGCGTCCCGGGCCGCTCACCGAGGCGGTCGGCTCCCGGCTGACCGGGATGCAGGCCGGCACGGTGCTCGCCTACCTCTCCGGCCGGGTCCTCGGCCAGTACGAGGTGTTCTCCGCCGACCCGGGTCAGCTGCTGCTGGTCGCGCCGAACATCGTCGAGGTGGAGCGGAAGCTGGAGGCGAACCCCCGCGACTTCCGGCTCTGGGTCTGCCTGCACGAGGTCACCCACCGCACCCAGTTCACCTCGGTGCCCTGGATGCGGGCGTACTTCCTCGGCGAGGTGAACGCCTTCGTCGACGCCGCGCAGGGCAACGAGCACCTGCTGGAGCGGCTGCGCCGGGGCGTCGCCACGCTCTCCGACGCGATCAAGGACCCGGAGAGCCGCACCAGCGTGCTGGACATCGTGCAGACCCCGGCCCAGCGGGCCGTGCTGGACCGGCTCACCGCGCTGATGACCCTGCTGGAGGGGCACGCGGAGTTCGTGATGGACGGCGTCGGGCCGCAGGTCATTCCCAGCGTGGAGCGGATCCGGGCGGGGTTCAACCGACGCCGCGAGGCCGGCAACCCGCTGGAGAAGGCGATCCGGCGACTGCTCGGCGTCGACGTCAAGATGCGCCAGTACGCCGAGGGCCGCAAGTTCGTGCACGGCGTGGTCGACCGGGTCGGCATGGACGGCTTCAACAAGATCTTCGGCTCCCCGCTGACCCTGCCCCGGCTGGACGAGCTGGGCAACCCGGACGCCTGGGTGGCCCGGGTGCACGGGCCGGCCGGCGCCACCCCGACCGCCGGCTGA
- the ftsH gene encoding ATP-dependent zinc metalloprotease FtsH, with the protein MLGAVVLSQLFTAGPSYHRVDTSVALDQLHTGKPKIDKVVFQDKEQTLQLDLAEKTKFGDTTTDRIEAQFPYEVGDEVWNDVLAAKAANNVTGPADAKVSSDSIWVSLLVNLLPIALLVLLLIFFMSQMQGGGSRVLNFGKSKAKMITKDTPKTTFADVAGADEAVEELHEIKDFLQNPAKYQALGAKIPKGVLLFGPPGTGKTLLARAVAGEAGVPFYSISGSDFVEMFVGVGASRVRDLFEQAKANAPAIVFVDEIDAVGRHRGAGMGGGHDEREQTLNQLLVEMDGFDTKGGVILIAATNRPDILDPALLRPGRFDRQIPVDAPDMEGRKAILRVHAKGKPFTPDVDLDAVARRTPGFSGADLANVINESALLTARKDQRAINNDSLEESIDRVIAGPQRRTRVMSDQEKKITAYHEGGHALVAWALPHAAPVHKVTILSRGRSLGHTLVLPTEDKYTQTRAEMVDTLAYALGGRAAEELVFHEPTTGAGNDIEKATQLARAMITQYGMSSKLGAIKYGTSGDEPFLGRNMGHERDYSDSVAAEIDGEMRALIEVAHDEAWEILVEYRDVLDNIVLELMEKETLSTADMARICARVAKRPPMAPYNGFGKRQPSTEPPVLTPAEKDKLKAQAQADGASVGGSNNSDGTH; encoded by the coding sequence ATCCTCGGCGCCGTTGTGCTCAGTCAGCTGTTCACCGCTGGTCCCAGCTACCACCGCGTGGACACTTCCGTTGCGCTCGATCAGCTTCACACCGGCAAGCCCAAGATCGACAAGGTCGTCTTCCAGGACAAGGAGCAGACGCTCCAGCTCGACCTGGCCGAGAAGACCAAGTTCGGCGACACCACCACCGACCGTATCGAGGCCCAGTTCCCGTACGAGGTGGGCGACGAGGTCTGGAACGACGTCCTGGCGGCCAAGGCCGCCAACAACGTCACCGGCCCGGCCGACGCCAAGGTGTCGTCCGACAGCATCTGGGTGAGCCTGCTGGTCAACCTGCTCCCGATCGCCCTGCTGGTGCTCCTGCTGATCTTCTTCATGTCGCAGATGCAGGGCGGCGGCTCCCGGGTGCTCAACTTCGGCAAGTCCAAGGCGAAGATGATCACCAAGGACACGCCGAAGACCACGTTCGCGGACGTGGCGGGGGCCGATGAGGCCGTCGAGGAGCTGCACGAGATCAAGGACTTCCTGCAGAACCCGGCGAAGTACCAGGCCCTGGGCGCCAAGATCCCGAAGGGTGTGCTGCTCTTCGGCCCGCCCGGTACCGGTAAGACGCTGCTCGCCCGCGCGGTGGCCGGCGAGGCCGGGGTGCCGTTCTACTCGATCTCCGGTTCCGACTTCGTGGAGATGTTCGTCGGTGTCGGCGCCAGCCGGGTCCGCGACCTCTTCGAGCAGGCCAAGGCGAACGCCCCGGCGATCGTCTTCGTCGACGAGATCGACGCGGTCGGCCGGCACCGTGGCGCCGGCATGGGCGGCGGTCACGACGAGCGCGAGCAGACCCTCAACCAGCTCCTCGTCGAGATGGACGGCTTCGACACCAAGGGCGGGGTCATCCTGATCGCCGCCACCAACCGGCCGGACATCCTCGACCCGGCGCTGCTGCGCCCGGGCCGCTTCGACCGGCAGATCCCGGTGGACGCCCCCGACATGGAGGGCCGCAAGGCGATCCTGCGGGTGCACGCCAAGGGCAAGCCGTTCACCCCCGACGTCGACCTCGACGCGGTGGCCCGGCGTACCCCCGGTTTCAGTGGTGCCGACCTGGCCAACGTGATCAACGAGTCCGCGCTGCTCACCGCCCGCAAGGACCAGCGGGCGATCAACAACGACTCCCTGGAGGAGTCGATCGACCGGGTGATCGCCGGTCCGCAGCGCCGGACCCGGGTGATGAGCGACCAGGAGAAGAAGATCACCGCGTACCACGAGGGTGGCCACGCGCTGGTCGCCTGGGCGCTGCCGCACGCCGCGCCGGTGCACAAGGTGACGATCCTGTCCCGCGGCCGCTCGCTGGGCCACACCCTGGTCCTGCCCACCGAGGACAAGTACACCCAGACCCGCGCCGAGATGGTCGACACCCTGGCGTACGCGCTGGGTGGCCGGGCCGCCGAGGAGCTGGTCTTCCACGAGCCGACCACCGGCGCCGGCAACGACATCGAGAAGGCCACCCAGCTGGCCCGCGCGATGATCACCCAGTACGGCATGAGTTCCAAGCTCGGTGCGATCAAGTACGGCACCAGCGGCGACGAGCCGTTCCTCGGCCGCAACATGGGCCACGAGCGGGACTACTCCGACTCGGTCGCCGCCGAGATCGACGGCGAGATGCGGGCCCTGATCGAGGTGGCCCACGACGAGGCCTGGGAGATCCTGGTGGAATACCGGGACGTCCTGGACAACATCGTCCTGGAACTGATGGAGAAGGAGACCCTCTCCACCGCCGACATGGCCCGGATCTGCGCCCGGGTGGCGAAGCGCCCGCCGATGGCCCCCTACAACGGCTTCGGCAAGCGTCAGCCCTCCACCGAGCCCCCGGTGCTCACCCCGGCCGAGAAGGACAAGCTCAAGGCGCAGGCGCAGGCCGACGGCGCGTCGGTCGGCGGCTCGAACAACTCGGACGGTACCCACTGA
- a CDS encoding gamma-glutamyltransferase family protein: protein MAYPRQPLFAPNGAVATSQPLAAAAGLAVLRRGGNAVDAALATAIALTVVQPPSNDIGGDLFAIVWDGERLHGLNASGRSPAALTREVVLTATGGNGPAAVDALGGAQARGPALPARGWLPVTVPGAPAGWRDLHDRFGSLPFAELFTDAISYAEHGYPVATGTAATWDRALAARVEPGGEEYAEFDRVFTIGGRAPRPGERWRNPDAARTLRRIAETGAADFYRGDIAAALDAHAARTGGLLTGDDLTRHASTWVDPVSARYRGHEVWELPPNGQGIAALLALNILAGTDLAALDAEERLHRQIEAVKLGFADAHAHVADPERARVPTAALLDPGYAAARRALVTDRAGDPVAGDPERGGTVYLCTADAGGMMVSLIQSTYLAFGSRVVLPGHGFALQNRGLGFRLDPTHPNVVGPAKRPFHTIIPGFLARDGAPVGPFGVMGGHMQPQGHVQLVSATVDAGLDPQAALDAPRWYWHAGRTLLVEPALAAVPGLVAGLRSRGHEVTVAEEPSVFGYGQAVWRGPSGGYVAGSESRVDGAAVGF from the coding sequence ATGGCGTACCCCCGACAGCCGCTCTTCGCCCCGAACGGTGCCGTCGCGACCAGCCAGCCGCTCGCGGCGGCCGCGGGTCTGGCCGTGCTGCGGCGCGGCGGCAACGCCGTCGACGCCGCGCTGGCCACGGCGATCGCGCTGACCGTGGTGCAGCCGCCCTCGAACGACATCGGCGGTGACCTGTTCGCGATCGTCTGGGACGGCGAGCGGCTGCACGGGTTGAACGCCTCCGGCCGGTCCCCGGCCGCGCTGACCCGGGAGGTGGTGCTCACCGCGACCGGGGGGAACGGGCCGGCGGCGGTGGACGCGCTCGGGGGCGCGCAGGCGCGCGGTCCGGCGCTGCCGGCCCGCGGCTGGCTGCCGGTGACCGTGCCCGGCGCGCCGGCCGGCTGGCGGGACCTGCACGACCGGTTCGGGTCGCTGCCCTTCGCGGAACTCTTCACCGACGCGATCTCCTACGCCGAGCACGGCTACCCGGTCGCCACCGGCACCGCCGCCACCTGGGACCGGGCGCTGGCCGCGCGGGTCGAGCCGGGCGGCGAGGAGTACGCCGAGTTCGACCGGGTGTTCACCATCGGCGGGCGGGCGCCGCGCCCCGGCGAGCGGTGGCGCAACCCGGACGCCGCCCGCACCCTGCGCCGCATCGCCGAGACCGGCGCAGCGGACTTCTACCGGGGCGACATCGCCGCCGCGCTCGACGCCCACGCCGCCCGCACCGGCGGCCTGCTCACCGGCGACGACCTGACCAGGCACGCCTCCACCTGGGTGGACCCGGTCAGCGCCCGCTACCGGGGGCACGAGGTCTGGGAGCTGCCGCCCAACGGGCAGGGAATCGCCGCCCTGCTGGCGTTGAACATCCTGGCCGGCACGGACCTCGCCGCGCTCGACGCCGAGGAGCGGCTGCACCGCCAGATCGAGGCGGTCAAGCTCGGCTTCGCCGACGCCCACGCCCACGTGGCCGACCCGGAGCGGGCCCGGGTGCCGACCGCCGCCCTGCTCGACCCCGGCTACGCGGCGGCCCGGCGGGCCCTGGTCACCGACCGGGCCGGCGACCCGGTGGCCGGCGACCCGGAGCGCGGCGGCACGGTCTACCTGTGCACCGCCGACGCGGGCGGGATGATGGTCAGCCTGATCCAGTCCACCTACCTGGCGTTCGGCTCCCGGGTGGTGCTGCCCGGGCACGGTTTCGCGCTGCAGAACCGGGGCCTCGGTTTCCGTCTCGACCCGACGCACCCGAACGTGGTCGGGCCGGCCAAGCGGCCCTTCCACACCATCATCCCGGGATTCCTGGCCCGCGACGGCGCGCCGGTCGGACCGTTCGGCGTGATGGGCGGGCACATGCAGCCGCAGGGGCACGTCCAGCTGGTCTCCGCCACCGTGGACGCCGGCCTCGACCCGCAGGCCGCGCTGGACGCTCCCCGCTGGTACTGGCACGCCGGCCGGACCCTGCTGGTCGAGCCGGCGCTGGCGGCGGTGCCCGGCCTGGTCGCGGGGCTGCGCTCGCGGGGGCATGAGGTCACCGTCGCGGAGGAGCCTTCGGTCTTCGGGTACGGGCAGGCGGTGTGGCGTGGCCCGTCGGGCGGCTATGTGGCGGGGTCGGAGTCTCGGGTGGACGGGGCTGCTGTCGGGTTCTGA
- the dacB gene encoding D-alanyl-D-alanine carboxypeptidase/D-alanyl-D-alanine endopeptidase, giving the protein MPVSPPPAGAGPLAPPPPAPRRRRRLLPVAVLATVLLLALAGVTVVLRPGPVAGWLGDDAAAPAAAAQAPEPDPSPVLAGPDANAPQPTSAGVRAAVEPLLGAAALGGRVNISVADLTTGQSIYARGGDDGTVPASVTKLATGVTVLEARGPGYRIPTRAVAGANPGEVVLVGGGDPTLAVDGKGFYRGAARLDTLAKQVKQALGGTAVTKVVVDSTLFPGPVHGPGWDDDIPTGGYGASITALMTDGARRDPEAARKTSDDTHGAAERVPEPDLTAGRSFARLLGLGGDAQVTRGTAPAAGGATATGAPAPGTELGKAESLPMIRLVDIMISDSDNVIAEALARQVALARNQPASFVGGAAAMDEVIGELGLPANEISLSDGSGLSRNNRISPSLLTDLIALAGKGDHPELGAIFGGLPVGAWSGTLGDRYRVDATAAGAGVVRAKTGTLTGVHAIAGLVTTAEGRLLTFAVLTDRAPAGDSDVSRQALDRIAGALAGCGCR; this is encoded by the coding sequence GTGCCCGTCTCCCCGCCGCCGGCGGGCGCCGGACCGCTGGCTCCGCCACCCCCCGCGCCGCGCCGGCGTCGCCGACTGCTGCCGGTCGCGGTGCTCGCCACGGTGCTGCTGCTCGCGCTGGCCGGGGTCACCGTGGTGCTCCGCCCCGGGCCGGTCGCCGGGTGGCTGGGCGATGACGCCGCCGCGCCGGCCGCCGCCGCCCAGGCGCCGGAGCCGGACCCGTCGCCGGTGCTCGCCGGCCCCGACGCCAACGCCCCGCAGCCCACCTCCGCCGGGGTACGCGCCGCGGTGGAGCCGCTGCTCGGGGCCGCCGCCCTCGGCGGCCGGGTGAACATCTCGGTGGCCGACCTGACCACCGGGCAGTCCATCTACGCCAGGGGCGGCGACGACGGCACGGTGCCCGCCTCGGTGACCAAGCTGGCGACCGGCGTGACCGTGCTGGAGGCACGCGGTCCCGGGTACCGCATCCCCACCCGGGCGGTGGCCGGGGCGAACCCGGGCGAGGTGGTGCTCGTCGGCGGCGGCGACCCGACCCTCGCGGTGGACGGCAAGGGCTTCTACCGCGGCGCCGCCCGCCTCGACACGCTGGCCAAGCAGGTGAAGCAGGCCCTCGGCGGCACCGCTGTGACCAAGGTCGTCGTCGACTCCACGCTCTTCCCCGGCCCGGTGCACGGCCCCGGCTGGGACGACGACATCCCGACCGGCGGCTACGGCGCGTCGATCACCGCGCTGATGACCGACGGCGCACGCCGCGACCCCGAGGCGGCCCGGAAGACCTCCGACGACACCCACGGCGCGGCCGAGCGGGTTCCGGAGCCCGACCTGACCGCCGGCCGCTCCTTCGCCCGGCTCCTCGGCCTCGGCGGGGACGCCCAGGTCACCCGGGGCACCGCCCCGGCGGCCGGCGGCGCCACGGCCACCGGCGCCCCGGCACCCGGCACCGAGCTGGGCAAGGCCGAGTCGCTGCCGATGATCCGCCTGGTCGACATCATGATCAGCGACAGCGACAACGTGATCGCCGAGGCGCTGGCCCGGCAGGTGGCACTGGCCCGCAACCAGCCGGCGAGCTTCGTCGGCGGGGCGGCGGCGATGGACGAGGTCATCGGCGAGCTGGGCCTGCCGGCCAACGAGATCAGCCTCTCCGACGGCAGCGGGCTGTCCCGGAACAACCGGATCAGCCCGTCCCTGCTCACCGACCTGATCGCGCTCGCCGGCAAGGGCGACCACCCGGAACTGGGCGCCATCTTCGGCGGCCTGCCGGTCGGCGCCTGGTCCGGCACCCTGGGTGACCGCTACCGGGTCGACGCGACCGCCGCCGGCGCCGGGGTGGTCCGGGCCAAGACCGGCACGCTGACCGGGGTGCACGCCATCGCCGGGCTGGTCACCACGGCCGAGGGTCGGCTGCTCACCTTCGCGGTCCTCACCGACCGGGCCCCGGCCGGCGACTCGGACGTCAGCCGTCAGGCCCTCGACCGGATCGCCGGCGCCCTGGCCGGCTGCGGCTGCCGCTGA
- the hpt gene encoding hypoxanthine phosphoribosyltransferase, which translates to MADGSWYDADIDHVIISEAQIREKTAELAKQVSADYAGVEDGLLLVCVLKGAIMFMADFARALGRNGPPAELDFMAISSYGQGTTSSGVVRILKDLDRDIAGRHVVVVEDIVDSGLTLSWLLRYLESRSAASVEVVALFRKPDAVKVPVPVKYVGFDIPTEFVVGYGLDFGERYRELPYVGVLKPEVYARA; encoded by the coding sequence ATGGCTGACGGCTCCTGGTACGACGCCGACATCGATCACGTGATCATCTCCGAGGCGCAGATCCGCGAGAAGACCGCGGAGCTGGCCAAGCAGGTCTCGGCGGACTACGCCGGCGTCGAGGACGGACTCCTGCTCGTCTGCGTGCTCAAGGGCGCGATCATGTTCATGGCCGATTTCGCCCGGGCGCTGGGCCGGAACGGCCCGCCGGCCGAGCTGGACTTCATGGCCATCTCCTCGTACGGCCAGGGCACCACCTCCTCCGGCGTGGTCCGCATCCTCAAGGACCTGGACCGGGACATCGCCGGCCGGCACGTGGTGGTGGTCGAGGACATCGTCGACTCCGGGCTGACCCTCTCCTGGCTGCTGCGATACCTGGAGTCCCGCTCCGCGGCCAGCGTCGAGGTGGTCGCCCTCTTCCGCAAGCCGGACGCGGTGAAGGTCCCCGTCCCGGTGAAGTACGTCGGCTTCGACATCCCGACCGAGTTCGTGGTCGGCTACGGCCTCGACTTCGGCGAGCGCTACCGCGAGCTGCCCTACGTCGGCGTGCTCAAGCCGGAGGTCTACGCCCGGGCCTGA